In a single window of the Pseudogemmatithrix spongiicola genome:
- the dxr gene encoding 1-deoxy-D-xylulose-5-phosphate reductoisomerase, with protein sequence MIGIALLGATGSIGETAQRVVARHPERFRFAALTANGNRDGLAEAVARWAPAYVGLVDAKGAALPQGWGSGAQCLVDAAQHPDVHVVLNAVVGAAGLDATLAALTAGKRVALANKETLVIGGALVQRAARAHGGSVIPVDSEHSALLQCLAGRVGGSGEGLLPVQGVKRFIITASGGPFRTWDAERVQNASIAEALNHPTWAMGRKITIDSASLANKALEVIEAHVLFGVPYEKIEVVVHPQSIIHSMVEFEDGSVLAQMGVPSMELPVLYALTYPERLEDDGVPRFDPVKHPALTFEPVRHDVFPTLSLGIAAGKQGGAAPAVFNAANEAAVARVLDGSLMFARIPVAIERALAQLAGARGDDRDSLLAADAAARRIVQELA encoded by the coding sequence ATGATCGGCATCGCGCTGCTCGGAGCCACGGGCAGCATCGGGGAGACGGCGCAGCGCGTGGTGGCGCGCCATCCCGAGCGCTTCCGCTTCGCCGCACTGACCGCGAACGGCAATCGGGACGGCCTCGCTGAGGCCGTGGCCCGCTGGGCGCCCGCGTACGTGGGGCTCGTGGACGCCAAGGGCGCGGCGCTGCCGCAGGGTTGGGGCAGCGGCGCGCAGTGCTTGGTGGACGCCGCGCAGCATCCGGATGTGCACGTCGTCTTGAACGCCGTGGTCGGCGCCGCGGGGCTCGACGCCACGCTAGCCGCGTTGACCGCCGGCAAGCGCGTGGCGCTGGCCAACAAGGAGACCTTGGTGATTGGCGGTGCGCTGGTGCAGCGCGCGGCCCGCGCCCACGGCGGCAGCGTGATCCCGGTCGACTCCGAGCACTCGGCGCTGCTGCAGTGCCTCGCGGGACGTGTCGGGGGCAGCGGAGAGGGCTTGCTGCCCGTGCAGGGCGTGAAGCGCTTCATCATCACGGCCAGCGGCGGCCCATTCCGGACCTGGGACGCTGAGCGTGTGCAGAACGCGAGCATCGCCGAGGCGCTGAATCACCCGACGTGGGCGATGGGCAGGAAGATCACCATCGACTCGGCGTCGTTGGCCAACAAGGCGCTCGAGGTGATCGAGGCGCATGTGTTGTTCGGCGTGCCGTACGAGAAGATCGAAGTGGTGGTGCACCCGCAGAGCATCATTCACTCGATGGTCGAGTTCGAGGACGGGAGCGTCCTGGCGCAGATGGGGGTTCCTTCGATGGAGCTGCCGGTGCTGTATGCATTGACGTATCCCGAACGGCTCGAGGACGATGGGGTACCACGCTTCGACCCCGTGAAGCATCCGGCGCTGACCTTCGAGCCGGTGCGGCACGACGTGTTTCCCACGCTGTCGCTCGGCATTGCCGCGGGCAAGCAGGGCGGGGCGGCACCGGCCGTGTTCAACGCCGCGAACGAAGCGGCGGTCGCGCGGGTGCTGGATGGTTCGTTGATGTTCGCGCGGATTCCCGTCGCGATCGAACGCGCGTTGGCGCAGCTGGCCGGCGCGCGCGGAGATGATCGAGATTCCTTGCTCGCCGCGGATGCCGCGGCGCGGCGCATCGTGCAGGAGTTGGCGTAA
- a CDS encoding phosphatidate cytidylyltransferase: MSELAKRIAFAVAAIPVVAGAVYIGDAPLAVLLSIASALGAWEYARLAEAAGARPMGKWTIVLAALIPLALHALRLGYAVPGIAWIAMLIPLLLSIALWTRGSAGKPIESVATTLFGVWYTGGMLAFVYALRYHRFAITAVAGSLLVALPVVLTWLNDSGAFFFGKKLGKTKLMPTVSPGKTWAGAWGALGTTIVSTYLISQFVLKPYAGLGLTLVGVVIFGAVMSLAAQVGDLVESMLKREAGLKDSSNLIPGHGGVLDRTDSLLFTVPIAYVMLEQLLVVAR; encoded by the coding sequence GACGCGCCGTTGGCCGTCCTGCTCTCGATCGCGAGTGCCTTGGGCGCCTGGGAGTATGCGCGCCTCGCGGAAGCGGCGGGGGCGCGGCCGATGGGCAAGTGGACGATTGTCCTCGCGGCGCTGATTCCGCTCGCGTTGCACGCCCTGCGGCTCGGGTACGCCGTGCCCGGCATCGCATGGATCGCCATGCTCATTCCGCTGTTGCTTTCGATCGCCCTGTGGACGCGCGGGAGCGCCGGGAAGCCGATCGAATCCGTGGCCACGACGCTCTTCGGCGTGTGGTACACCGGCGGCATGCTCGCCTTCGTGTACGCGCTGCGCTACCACCGCTTCGCAATCACCGCAGTGGCGGGGTCGCTGCTGGTGGCGCTGCCGGTCGTGCTGACCTGGCTGAACGACAGTGGCGCGTTCTTCTTCGGCAAGAAACTCGGCAAGACGAAGCTCATGCCGACGGTGAGTCCCGGGAAGACGTGGGCGGGTGCGTGGGGCGCGCTCGGCACGACGATCGTCAGCACGTACCTGATTTCGCAGTTCGTGCTCAAGCCGTACGCCGGGCTCGGGCTCACCCTCGTGGGCGTGGTGATCTTCGGGGCGGTCATGAGCCTGGCCGCACAGGTGGGCGACCTCGTGGAGAGCATGCTGAAGCGCGAGGCAGGGCTGAAGGACAGCTCGAACCTGATCCCCGGCCACGGCGGCGTCCTCGACCGCACGGACTCGTTGCTGTTCACGGTGCCGATCGCCTACGTGATGCTTGAGCAGTTGCTCGTGGTGGCGCGATGA